The sequence CTAATAACTTCGTGGTACTTTGAATACAATATATTTGCATGTTATTTGCACATTGTTTGACCATTTTGTATGtgtctatatattttttgcagGAACCGATATAGATCTTGTCCGGACAAAATTGAATGCAGATGAGCAAATGTGCtggtattttaattatttcacCCCTTCATATTGTATAGTAAAGTTCTTAATATCCAGAAAgtttaataaacaaataaatattttaaattgtccATGTCAAAATTCAGACAGGCCTACTCACATGTTGTCCTACAGAGTTCAGCCATGTTTGTCATAATTAAACTGATCCAAAAAGATTCTCCTGAAACTGAAGGAACTTTTGATGTTTCTGTAGATTCTTCGTTCGGTAACGTTTtcttagaatattttcagagaatgaaaacaagaaaacgaatttgcattttcaggaAATGAAATGCGTTTGgtagattaattagaaaacatcttcagaaaccaaaaacaatgaaaatgtgTCTGGTAgtacaatttgaaataataatatgtgagttatttttatgaaaacatttcccatgagaatgaaaacaacttttttctgttttctacaAGTACACATgaacttgttttcattttatgaaaacattctcactgttttctgtttttgggcCACCGAACGTGTTTTTGCctcatttttgttctctgaaaatgaaaacaaaacaaccccTTAAAACGTTACCGAACGGGCCCTTAGgttattactttttttgggGACTTGTCTGCAATCTGAGGTCGGTTTATTGCAGATCTGTACCGTCACAAATATTTGCTGCCTGTTCTAAAGAACATTTCGTTTGACGTGTTTTCTTGCAGCAATTTCTGTAGGATTCCCATTATTGATTATCATTGGCACTGTTCCAATTGTGCATATGATGTATGCCTTAACTGTTGTCGAGATCTTCGAGAAGCATCTATGCCTGGCGTTGAAGGAGAAGTGGAAGATAACCAGATTAGTGAGAAAagtcaagaaaaagaaaccaagTTGCAGCAACCAAAACTGTCTAAAGTTAGACTACATTTATCTGACAAGTTTTCTGACTGGAAAGCCAACAGTGACGGAAGTATCCCTTGCCCTCCAAAGGAGTATGGTGGCTGTGGTTATTCATCGTTGAATTTAAGCCGCATCTTTAAGATGAACTGGGTTGCAAAACTTGTCAAAAATGCAGAGGAGATGGTCAGTGGCTGTAGGGTTAATGACGCTGTCAGCGTAGAGAATTTTGGGCATGATGATCCAAGAATTTGCCAGTATGCTCATAGAGAGGAcaacaataattttttgtacTGCCCTTCATCTGAAGATCTTAAATCTGATGGAATTGACCATTTTAAAAGGCATTGGCTCAGTGGTGAGCCCATCATTGTTAAGCAGGTGTTTGATAGCTCATCAATTTCAAGCTGGGATCCGATGGTTATATGGAAAGGGATTCGGGAGACAGCAGATGAGAAATTGAAGGATGAGGACAGAATGGTGAAGGCCATAGATTTCTTTGACTGGTCTGAGGTTCGCTCCAAGTCCTTCAATTATGTATCAGCATTTTATAACCAATTCTTGTTCTAATGAATGATTTAGTTGATTTGgattgtattttataataatcCTAAAATATACCTCTCTGGTTTGACATGATGGCAGGTCGATGTTGAACTTGGTCAGTTCATCAAAGGGTACTCCGAGGGACGAATTAATGAAAATGGTTGCCCAGAAATGTTGAAATTAAAGGACTGGCCTTCTCCCAGCGCATCTGAAGAGTTCTTATTATATCAGAGACCTGAATTTATCAGCAAACTGCCTTTACTTGAGTATATTCACTCCAAGTTTGGTCTTTTAAATGTTGCTGCAAAATTGCCACACTATTCTTTGCAAAATGATGTTGGACCTAAGATTTTTATGTCTTATGGGACCTATGAGGAACTTAGTGGAGGCAACTCTGTGACTAATCTCCATTTCAATATGCGTGACATGGTTAGTTGTTCTCTGTTCTTGTTGATTTCTGGTCATTGATGTTGATAGTTGAGAATTGCTTAGTCTATTGTAGTTACCCTATTGTTTTTTCTTAGCAACCATGGCTGGTTTGTAATCATTATTTTGATGTAAGACGATTTAATATACATGAACAGGTATTGAAGGAGTCAAGCACATAGAGTGaaatgcattttttctctctcatactATGTGTGGATGTCAGAACTTTTACCAAATAGTATGCAATTTGTGGATAATTTTAGGTGCAACATTATATTAAGGATTAAACTTATCAATTTTGCATCTTTGGAGTTGGAACGTTTTGATATGGAATCATAGATGAATATTTGGTTTCCATGTTTCATGAACCAATATTTCATCTGTATCAAATAAATAGATCTTCACCTGTTGATCTGCTATGGTCAGGTATATCTGCTGGTGCATGCATGTGAGGTGAATCCAAAAGGTTTGCAGAAGACAAAGATTGAGAGCACACAAAAATCCTTGGAGGAATCTGAAGTTAACGAATCACCTGGGGATCTGAAAATGGGTTTGGGAGAAGATACGAATCCTGCTCTATCACTTCTTAGTCAGCGTGTTGAGAATGATTATGGGGCAAGGTCGGATACAGATAAAGATGAGAGTGTGGCAGATCATGGGCATGAAACTACTCCAACTGTTGAAGGGGACACCAGAAGTTGTGAACTGTCAGAAAGAGAGGGTGGAGATGTCTCTGAAAAAACTCATATGGGAGTTCTTTGGGATGTTTTCCGTCGGAAGGATGTTCCAAAGTTGACTGAGTATCTGAGAATGCAttggaaagaatttgggaagcTCAACACTGAAACAGATAATTTTGTAAGTTTATCTCATAAATATCATTACCTACCTTTCCTCAATTGAATCAAAATAGTTGGCTCGCATTTCATGCTCATAGCTGATCCTACATTTTGGATTTCAGGTAACGTGGCCCCTTTATGATGGAACATTGTTCCTGAATGGGtatcataaaagaaaactgaagGAAGAATTTGGTAAGGATGAGTaacattttcctcttaatTATCATGTGTGGAGACAATGGTCTGAGTAGCCTGACTCCAATTCACATTCCTCTTTCCCCCCACCTCCTTATTTTCtaagaaattatttttgatCTTTAGAACTCCTACTCACATTTTCCACTAAGATGATCCCTAGGAAAAATGTTAGGGTGATAGTTATGCTAGTAGCTATCCACTGTGCCGATTTCTAGTGTACCATTTTGGTTTAATTAGAAGGACTACTAAAATGTCTATAAGCAAAGCTGTAGTTGTGTACTCGCTACTTGGTTGAGACTTTTCAGCATTCAGGTTATGTatgagcttttttttttctttttctttttaatatcaGGAATTGAGCCATGGTCCTTTGAACAGCATTTGGGGCAAGCTGTTTTTATCCCTGCTGGATGCCCTTTTCAAGTCAGGAATCTTCAGGTAGTTTGCTTTGTggctaaattaatatttttggagtgaaaattccataaaatccGATGAAAATGTGAAGGGTTCAGATTAACTTGACAGAGTAATTTATTCAAAGCTTGGGTTAGTATTATTTCTTGTGTAGGGGCTACCATTGTAATCtaataaattcatttaatctttatgTATTTATCTTTTTCAGTCAACTGTTCAGCTGGGTCTTGATTTCTTATCTCCTGAAAGCCTTGGTGAGGCTGTAAGACTAGCTGATGAAATCCGCTGTCTTCCAAATGACCATGAAGCAAAGCTGCAAGTGTTGGAGGTTGGACAAGGGAAATTTTACTTAGAAGTATTCCGtgccttccttctttttctttattatattCTATTAATTCTGGAAATGTTGTGCTCCCATCTTGTCTAATGGCCTAATCTAGgacttctttattttgttcatattattCTGAATATTTGATTGGGTTCTAACGCAGGTAGGAAAGATATCACTTTATGCAGCAAGTTCAGCTATTAAGGAGATTCAGAAATTGGTACTTGATCCAAAGTAAGCAAATCAAACATCATATTCTTCTTATtgtttgtaaaaagaaaactataaAAAAGAACTTTGGCCACTTGCATTGTGTTCCAGTGGCATCAAGCTCTGTATATTCACCATTCCAACCTTCTagtctttgtttttctttctgtaaATAATTAAGTCCTTTTGGTTCTTCTGGTGCAGATTCGGCGCAGAGCTTGGATTTGAAGATCCAAATTTGACTGCAGCAGTTTCTGAGAATTTGGAGAAAATGACTAAGCGAAGACAGATCACTTGTACTTGAATTTATCTAAGTATCTCTGATTTAGAGAAAGGAAATCTCATTAGAGGTGTGACTAGATGGCTTGATGAGTTTTGAACGTATAAAATGTTCTAGGTTCAGTATTGTAACTTCCTGGAGTCACAATTTTAAAGCTGTCTGATTTTATTTGCCAATGCCTCATACCGTGAACAACATTGTAGCCCTTGTTCCATTAGTTAATGAAAAAGCAATAGCAAATTATGCTCTTAAGGCATTTGATTGGTTTCAGACGTTTCTTTTTGTATCTTGATATTCCAATCGTCTCTGTATCATTGTACAAAACTAAAGTACACCCAGAACCAAAACCTTCTTATAGGCCGGCCTTTGATCTCAAGGGGTGAGACTAAATGATTCTGCGATTCTATGGAAGTCGGACTTCACCTCTGGCCATGCTGATTCCGGTGCCTGAGCATTAAGAGTAAATAACCGACCACCACGAGCACAGCAGACTGCGATGTTATGCCGATGAAACAAGGGGCTCTCAACTCTGAATTCAAGCTCATAGTACTTGATATTTCTTAAACTATCTTCTCTCAAATTTGTTCTTATCAAAGTTCCCTTCACATCAGGGCGCTTGCCAGATCCCGTGACAGTCCTAACCACAGCTTCCCCTACCTCTTTTGGTCCTCCGAATGCTTCAATTCTACACAAACAAAGGTACTTGTTTACTTTAACATAATGAGACTTTCATGGTTTACCATAAACTTTATTCGCTTGCTTACTTGAAATCAAGAGGAACTGGGGACACAATGACACTAACGTTGAGTTCGCCGGTAGTGGCCGGCGGGCCGAATGCAACGACAGGTTCACTAACATTTCCACGGCGTCCAGTATTAGCCCTGGATTTGGTATTAATGTTCAAAGGAGGAGGGTCAA comes from Prunus dulcis chromosome 6, ALMONDv2, whole genome shotgun sequence and encodes:
- the LOC117629612 gene encoding lysine-specific demethylase JMJ25 isoform X1 — its product is MDQPRSGNGEENVGIPDDLRCKRSDGKQWRCTAMSMPDKTVCEKHYIQAKKRAANSAMRANLKKAKRKSLGETEIYLESKSDDFDVPLASMKSQDKKYMDKASKNHFRYSPESPPTRGLSMRNPPKPNDERDLEQYEESWRSYKSPPVSALESSRNRPQRSFDANAMTVSEGSESSEETGGQTCHQCRRNDRDTVIWCLRCDRRGYCDSCISTWYSDIPLEDIQRSCPACRGTCNCRVCLRRDNLVKVRIREIPVLDKLQYLHRLLSSVLPIVKQIHQEQCFEVELEKKLRGTDIDLVRTKLNADEQMCCNFCRIPIIDYHWHCSNCAYDVCLNCCRDLREASMPGVEGEVEDNQISEKSQEKETKLQQPKLSKVRLHLSDKFSDWKANSDGSIPCPPKEYGGCGYSSLNLSRIFKMNWVAKLVKNAEEMVSGCRVNDAVSVENFGHDDPRICQYAHREDNNNFLYCPSSEDLKSDGIDHFKRHWLSGEPIIVKQVFDSSSISSWDPMVIWKGIRETADEKLKDEDRMVKAIDFFDWSEVDVELGQFIKGYSEGRINENGCPEMLKLKDWPSPSASEEFLLYQRPEFISKLPLLEYIHSKFGLLNVAAKLPHYSLQNDVGPKIFMSYGTYEELSGGNSVTNLHFNMRDMVYLLVHACEVNPKGLQKTKIESTQKSLEESEVNESPGDLKMGLGEDTNPALSLLSQRVENDYGARSDTDKDESVADHGHETTPTVEGDTRSCELSEREGGDVSEKTHMGVLWDVFRRKDVPKLTEYLRMHWKEFGKLNTETDNFVTWPLYDGTLFLNGYHKRKLKEEFGIEPWSFEQHLGQAVFIPAGCPFQVRNLQSTVQLGLDFLSPESLGEAVRLADEIRCLPNDHEAKLQVLEVGQGKFYLEVGKISLYAASSAIKEIQKLVLDPKFGAELGFEDPNLTAAVSENLEKMTKRRQITCT
- the LOC117629614 gene encoding psbP domain-containing protein 7, chloroplastic, with amino-acid sequence MPTLPHYFHACKHACFNQRCITIQSSGGNWKERPLADQFAPLESGFRRRLLVGLGSASLVVLGANFVGTTSFLLGLSPESSRSLKLDVLYPIGGYSRCIDTNEGFEFIYPASWVGDQTLLYRAAEKKEFERSLDPPPLNINTKSRANTGRRGNVSEPVVAFGPPATTGELNVSVIVSPVPLDFKIEAFGGPKEVGEAVVRTVTGSGKRPDVKGTLIRTNLREDSLRNIKYYELEFRVESPLFHRHNIAVCCARGGRLFTLNAQAPESAWPEVKSDFHRIAESFSLTP
- the LOC117629612 gene encoding lysine-specific demethylase JMJ25 isoform X2 — protein: MDQPRSGNGEENVGIPDDLRCKRSDGKQWRCTAMSMPDKTVCEKHYIQAKKRAANSAMRANLKKAKRKSLGETEIYLESKSDDFDVPLASMKSQDKKYMDKASKNHFRYSPESPPTRGLSMRNPPKPNDERDLEQYEESWRSYKSPPVSALESSRNRPQRSFDANAMTVSEGSESSEETGGQTCHQCRRNDRDTVIWCLRCDRRGYCDSCISTWYSDIPLEDIQRSCPACRGTCNCRVCLRRDNLVKVRIREIPVLDKLQYLHRLLSSVLPIVKQIHQEQCFEVELEKKLRGTDIDLVRTKLNADEQMCCNFCRIPIIDYHWHCSNCAYDVCLNCCRDLREASMPGVEGEVEDNQISEKSQEKETKLQQPKLSKVRLHLSDKFSDWKANSDGSIPCPPKEYGGCGYSSLNLSRIFKMNWVAKLVKNAEEMVSGCRVNDAVSVENFGHDDPRICQYAHREDNNNFLYCPSSEDLKSDGIDHFKRHWLSGEPIIVKQVFDSSSISSWDPMVIWKGIRETADEKLKDEDRMVKAIDFFDWSEVDVELGQFIKGYSEGRINENGCPEMLKLKDWPSPSASEEFLLYQRPEFISKLPLLEYIHSKFGLLNVAAKLPHYSLQNDVGPKIFMSYGTYEELSGGNSVTNLHFNMRDMVYLLVHACEVNPKGLQKTKIESTQKSLEESEVNESPGDLKMGLGEDTNPALSLLSQRVENDYGARSDTDKDESVADHGHETTPTVEGDTRSCELSEREGGDVSEKTHMGVLWDVFRRKDVPKLTEYLRMHWKEFGKLNTETDNFVTWPLYDGTLFLNGYHKRKLKEEFGIEPWSFEQHLGQAVFIPAGCPFQVRNLQSTVQLGLDFLSPESLGEAVRLADEIRCLPNDHEAKLQVLEVGKISLYAASSAIKEIQKLVLDPKFGAELGFEDPNLTAAVSENLEKMTKRRQITCT